Proteins found in one Agaribacterium sp. ZY112 genomic segment:
- a CDS encoding class II fructose-bisphosphate aldolase, with protein MTKPLAELLKDYRAQGRCLSGFNVNDIYDIHAVVEAANRLDLPAMLMTYGPVVELNSSYLCRKMADGFEKLANNKLYLHLDHCSDVDLCKQAIDDGYDSVMFDGSQMPLADNIRGTKEVVNYAASAGVQVEAEIGKIMGRDVVAKTEDDYLAAVADVVALAEEAGPDSIAVGIGTAHGFTPTTPKIHFDRLQEIADAVVAPLVLHGGTGIPDEDIQRSITMGIAKINIGTIVHTTYMRETYDVMSKDVAGAYPPFLMKEVIPKVADVVYDRLCAVNSIKNG; from the coding sequence ATGACTAAACCATTAGCTGAATTACTTAAAGATTACCGAGCTCAAGGTCGTTGCCTATCCGGTTTTAATGTCAACGATATTTACGATATCCATGCAGTTGTGGAAGCAGCTAACCGCCTTGACCTTCCTGCCATGTTAATGACCTATGGTCCTGTAGTTGAATTAAATAGCTCTTACCTATGCCGTAAAATGGCAGATGGTTTTGAAAAATTGGCAAACAACAAACTCTATTTGCACCTTGATCACTGCTCTGATGTTGACTTGTGTAAACAGGCCATTGATGACGGTTACGACTCGGTGATGTTTGATGGCTCACAAATGCCATTGGCTGATAATATTCGCGGTACTAAAGAAGTTGTAAATTATGCTGCTAGTGCTGGTGTTCAGGTTGAGGCCGAAATTGGCAAAATTATGGGCCGCGATGTGGTTGCCAAAACTGAAGATGACTACCTCGCTGCAGTTGCCGATGTAGTGGCTTTGGCAGAGGAGGCCGGCCCGGATTCAATTGCTGTTGGTATCGGAACCGCTCATGGTTTTACTCCAACAACGCCTAAAATTCATTTTGATCGCTTGCAAGAAATTGCCGACGCGGTAGTTGCGCCTCTTGTGCTTCACGGCGGCACAGGTATTCCTGATGAAGATATTCAGCGCTCTATCACCATGGGCATAGCCAAGATTAATATCGGCACCATCGTACATACTACTTATATGCGTGAAACTTACGATGTGATGAGTAAAGACGTTGCCGGTGCATATCCTCCTTTTTTAATGAAGGAAGTGATCCCTAAAGTGGCCGATGTTGTTTACGACAGGTTGTGCGCGGTTAATAGCATAAAGAACGGCTAA
- a CDS encoding response regulator, whose product MSTTANSKINIILVEDDTRLSNLICAYLRSLSFEVEAIHDGALAVTGILDKQPQLVILDLMLPNVDGLEICRQLRPDFSAPILMLTASDDDINEVSALNEGVDDYLCKPLRPHILHARINALLRRHGSASNSLSVADLVLHLNKRYVEQAGTRLELTDAEYELLKVLITCAGEILSRERLFTLLRGISYDGMDRSIDQRIVTLRRKLNDQTSPHRYIQSIRGKGYLLCSDD is encoded by the coding sequence ATGAGCACAACAGCAAACAGCAAAATAAACATTATCTTGGTCGAAGACGACACACGCCTATCAAATCTGATCTGTGCTTATTTACGCAGCCTAAGTTTTGAAGTCGAAGCCATCCACGATGGCGCGCTCGCCGTTACCGGCATTCTAGACAAGCAACCTCAACTCGTTATTCTCGATTTAATGTTACCCAATGTCGACGGCTTAGAAATTTGCCGCCAACTGCGCCCCGACTTTAGTGCCCCTATACTCATGCTCACCGCCAGCGACGACGACATCAATGAAGTCAGCGCTCTCAACGAAGGCGTAGACGATTATCTCTGTAAACCGTTAAGACCTCATATATTGCACGCGAGGATTAATGCCTTACTACGCCGGCATGGATCGGCGAGTAATAGTTTGTCAGTGGCCGATCTCGTTTTACATTTAAACAAGCGTTATGTTGAACAAGCGGGCACAAGGCTTGAATTAACAGATGCCGAATATGAACTATTAAAAGTACTTATCACCTGTGCAGGAGAAATATTAAGCCGAGAAAGATTATTCACCTTATTACGAGGCATTAGTTATGACGGCATGGATAGATCTATAGACCAACGCATAGTGACCTTAAGACGCAAGCTAAACGACCAAACAAGCCCCCATCGCTATATTCAAAGCATTCGTGGTAAAGGCTATTTACTGTGCAGTGATGACTAA
- a CDS encoding efflux RND transporter periplasmic adaptor subunit: protein MKKPRPIHLFYLSSALLILLTALIALDEPSPKEAIKQTQQATLVSTQTIFKKSHKARLSLNGYLKPNQQAKLHNLVEGQVEWISPAFNNGAQVQQGQSLIRLENSALKAELKQANVALAQAELSLLQAQRRSQRAIEDWKKHYNKVPTDPLVSKTSQLKLAQAEVESAQAQLNYALRRLSYSDLKAPFDGELSQRQLSLGEWLDEGQELIHISANTHLELELQLSPRQWQQLFADHPPQSLLKAFISNSNTLWPITLENAAQQLDPDTQLRSLFFQFDSTKVHQVSAPAPRAGLWVDVKLEGIEHKDLWAIPHSAFSKNSLIWWLDKHSRLRSSPAISKFKDANHSYVYLPELKQASIELVLYPQARFIDGQLAEPHKQDLNAQGGHQ, encoded by the coding sequence ATGAAAAAACCACGCCCCATCCATCTTTTTTACCTAAGCTCAGCCTTGCTAATATTATTAACGGCGCTGATTGCTTTAGACGAGCCCTCACCCAAAGAAGCGATAAAACAAACACAGCAAGCCACTCTGGTGAGCACGCAAACCATATTTAAAAAGAGCCACAAAGCGAGACTAAGCCTCAACGGCTACCTCAAACCCAATCAACAAGCTAAATTGCACAACCTTGTTGAAGGCCAAGTGGAATGGATTAGTCCAGCATTCAACAATGGCGCGCAAGTGCAGCAAGGGCAAAGCCTTATTCGTTTAGAGAACAGCGCCCTTAAGGCTGAACTAAAACAGGCTAACGTAGCTCTCGCTCAAGCAGAGCTCAGTTTATTGCAAGCTCAGCGACGCTCCCAGCGAGCCATAGAAGACTGGAAAAAACACTACAACAAAGTACCGACAGACCCTTTAGTCAGCAAAACCAGTCAATTAAAGCTAGCGCAGGCAGAAGTTGAAAGCGCACAAGCTCAACTAAATTATGCGCTGCGCCGTTTAAGCTATTCCGACCTTAAAGCCCCTTTTGATGGCGAATTATCACAGCGCCAGCTCAGCCTCGGAGAATGGCTGGATGAAGGACAAGAGCTCATACATATAAGCGCCAATACGCACCTTGAATTGGAACTACAACTCAGCCCCAGACAGTGGCAACAACTATTCGCAGATCACCCACCCCAGTCGTTACTCAAAGCCTTTATTTCTAACTCGAATACCTTGTGGCCAATAACATTAGAAAATGCAGCGCAGCAACTCGACCCAGACACTCAGCTTCGCTCTTTATTTTTTCAATTTGATAGCACTAAAGTGCATCAAGTATCAGCACCTGCACCAAGAGCCGGTCTTTGGGTTGACGTAAAACTTGAAGGCATCGAACACAAAGATCTTTGGGCCATCCCGCATTCAGCGTTCAGTAAAAACAGCCTGATTTGGTGGCTCGATAAACACAGCCGCCTAAGAAGCAGCCCCGCAATCAGTAAATTTAAAGACGCAAATCACAGCTACGTGTATTTACCCGAGCTAAAACAAGCATCCATAGAGTTAGTGCTTTACCCACAGGCACGATTCATTGACGGCCAATTAGCAGAACCCCACAAACAAGACCTTAACGCTCAAGGCGGTCACCAATGA
- a CDS encoding MipA/OmpV family protein, whose translation MKTAIPLFIGASVFFSHTSFSQTCEQVLAGTAKDYTAPCIYLGAYAELQNNYYKQSNSEYFPAITALWRYVYIDGSELGMYFAGDSKDDVYWYSSLHLAYEEAPYKHLKSEYSDKKLNQDDATMAGFGFAFGSNWGHVVLRSQSDLSDTYNGHEISLNYRYLWQYKNLQTTPFVGTRYLDNNKAEYLLSHPSLINRDTPKSGAEFLTGVNFIYNISAHWSLYQLSEYQHLSDDLSQMSLVKSKQAWSALFGINYLF comes from the coding sequence ATGAAAACCGCAATTCCCCTGTTTATTGGCGCAAGTGTATTTTTTAGCCATACAAGTTTTAGCCAAACATGTGAGCAAGTTCTAGCTGGCACGGCCAAAGATTACACAGCGCCGTGTATCTATTTAGGCGCCTATGCTGAGCTGCAGAATAATTACTACAAACAAAGTAACAGTGAGTACTTTCCAGCCATTACCGCTCTATGGCGATACGTTTATATAGATGGCAGTGAGCTGGGCATGTACTTTGCCGGAGACAGCAAAGACGATGTCTATTGGTATAGTTCACTTCACCTCGCGTATGAAGAAGCGCCTTATAAGCATCTTAAAAGCGAATATTCTGATAAGAAACTAAATCAAGATGATGCAACCATGGCGGGTTTTGGTTTTGCCTTTGGCTCTAACTGGGGTCATGTTGTTTTGCGATCACAAAGTGACCTTAGTGACACCTACAACGGCCATGAAATTTCATTAAACTATCGTTATTTATGGCAATACAAAAACTTACAAACCACGCCATTTGTAGGCACACGATATTTAGACAACAACAAAGCCGAGTATCTTTTAAGCCACCCTAGTTTAATAAACCGTGACACCCCCAAATCGGGCGCCGAGTTCTTAACTGGAGTTAATTTTATCTACAACATCTCCGCACACTGGTCTTTATATCAACTCAGTGAGTATCAACACTTAAGCGACGATTTATCACAGATGTCACTCGTCAAAAGCAAACAGGCTTGGTCTGCACTCTTTGGCATCAACTACTTGTTTTGA
- a CDS encoding L-fucose/L-arabinose isomerase family protein: MSVDFLARVGVVQKQMDELVTPAPSKSDCAIGLLGLGLEMHFDWDLCKKAYTEAVAATKEVVPAAATLLNAEEPVQTKEDVLALLNEYKAKGMTGLIIYHASFIDGAVALAVATWLKDNNMPVLSWAHTEMTGGNLRANRFCSQNFMLNVFNNMQIKYSWVFEDIGTDALNEILSRYCRSLLAKSRLNQGKLLMIGGMRVPGFYDCELNEMSIARHFGLSVDRVDLEELWQHGEKFTAEQINPIVQALINSELCDENEVKEKELYLSVRFALSIADYTRSGGYLGIALKNWPELFDRYGIAGDGAGGLVQDLGIPVADESDMGGLLTMVTFNELTEGAGLPTLMDLSYLNANDNKVGMWHCGGTATRLLRQGTKFQMRNHSILDNFDEETSCGMMLEFLQETGPITVAKYQYPHASKVMAFEGDIVDSEMRFRGSYGEVDPKNCTTKSVINTVLTNGLDHHWIVARGHLLEDLREFNHWIGVDELPILDSVTSGRSQPKDMNF; encoded by the coding sequence ATGAGTGTTGATTTTTTAGCTAGAGTGGGCGTCGTCCAAAAACAAATGGACGAGCTGGTTACTCCAGCCCCAAGTAAAAGTGATTGTGCCATTGGCCTGCTTGGCCTTGGTTTGGAAATGCATTTTGACTGGGACCTTTGTAAAAAAGCCTATACAGAAGCGGTAGCCGCAACTAAAGAAGTTGTTCCCGCTGCGGCGACTTTGCTTAATGCCGAAGAGCCTGTGCAAACCAAAGAAGATGTATTGGCTTTATTAAATGAATATAAAGCCAAAGGCATGACGGGTTTGATTATTTATCACGCCTCATTTATCGACGGTGCTGTTGCTCTGGCGGTTGCGACTTGGTTAAAAGACAACAATATGCCGGTGCTTAGTTGGGCGCACACTGAAATGACTGGCGGTAACTTGCGCGCTAACCGTTTCTGCTCACAGAACTTTATGCTCAATGTATTTAACAATATGCAAATTAAATACAGCTGGGTGTTTGAAGACATAGGCACCGATGCGCTGAATGAAATTTTGAGTCGCTATTGTCGTTCACTACTTGCTAAGAGTCGCTTAAATCAAGGCAAGTTGTTAATGATCGGTGGCATGCGTGTACCGGGTTTCTACGACTGTGAGCTCAATGAAATGAGCATTGCTCGCCACTTTGGTTTAAGTGTCGATAGAGTAGATCTGGAAGAACTCTGGCAGCACGGTGAAAAATTCACTGCAGAGCAAATTAATCCCATTGTTCAGGCTTTGATAAATTCTGAGCTCTGTGATGAAAACGAAGTTAAAGAAAAAGAATTGTACTTGAGTGTGCGTTTTGCTCTGTCAATTGCTGATTACACTCGTAGTGGTGGTTATCTTGGCATAGCCCTGAAAAATTGGCCTGAATTATTTGACCGCTACGGTATTGCTGGTGACGGCGCCGGTGGTTTGGTTCAGGACTTGGGTATTCCAGTTGCAGATGAAAGTGACATGGGCGGTTTGTTGACCATGGTGACTTTTAACGAATTAACGGAAGGTGCTGGTCTGCCTACACTGATGGATCTTAGCTACTTAAATGCTAACGATAATAAAGTGGGTATGTGGCACTGCGGTGGTACTGCAACACGTTTATTGCGCCAGGGCACCAAGTTCCAAATGCGCAACCACAGCATACTCGACAACTTCGATGAAGAAACCAGCTGCGGCATGATGCTGGAATTCCTACAGGAAACCGGCCCAATCACTGTTGCTAAATACCAGTACCCTCACGCTAGCAAGGTTATGGCTTTTGAAGGCGATATTGTTGATTCGGAAATGCGCTTCCGCGGTTCTTACGGTGAGGTCGATCCTAAAAACTGCACTACTAAGTCCGTTATCAATACTGTACTGACTAATGGCCTCGATCATCACTGGATTGTTGCCCGCGGCCACCTACTTGAAGATCTGCGCGAATTTAACCACTGGATTGGTGTAGATGAATTACCTATTTTGGATAGCGTCACTAGTGGTCGCAGCCAGCCTAAAGACATGAACTTCTAA
- a CDS encoding ATP-binding protein: protein MTKLFFRFYLGAVLACAVSLTAATLYLSDFYTKTEAKAYLRMTLGLQKSIVSQAQLHNTAPDFSDLENDYPFLISEIDLNTLPDDVRKGLQQNSVHVALRASLFQSEVDVYYPSYRENKALVFEPNTNFDQPYNQMLLTLLVFTLLGLALMMFYLIQPIKRQLKDIANIAQEIGQGRFNNRANESAPAPINQLASSINKMSDQLQKLLEDKKVMMGAAAHELRTPLARLRFALDIARSDTEPTNTIKQLEAMDPDLDQLESLIDEILLFSKLSFETSKPDCKKINIRPELERLIEERAVFYPKLNIDLNVPVNTFVYADRSLFLRAFSNILNNALHYSKQQLSITCLESTEHINIYVEDDGPGLATHLYKQVLRPFFRADQSRNANHGNSGLGLAIVNNIMDLHSGTISLEKSELGGLKISLQWPLTDTDNKPTTQEQK, encoded by the coding sequence ATGACTAAATTATTTTTTCGCTTCTACCTCGGTGCCGTTTTAGCATGTGCCGTATCCCTTACAGCGGCAACACTCTACCTATCCGATTTCTATACAAAAACTGAAGCCAAAGCTTATTTGCGAATGACCTTAGGTCTACAAAAAAGCATTGTAAGTCAGGCCCAACTCCATAATACGGCGCCAGACTTTAGCGATCTTGAAAACGATTATCCATTTTTAATAAGCGAAATCGACCTAAACACCCTGCCTGACGATGTACGTAAAGGCCTGCAACAAAACTCTGTGCATGTCGCCTTGCGCGCAAGCCTATTTCAGAGTGAAGTCGACGTCTACTACCCTTCATATAGAGAGAACAAAGCTTTAGTATTTGAGCCCAACACCAATTTTGATCAGCCCTACAACCAAATGCTTTTAACCTTGCTGGTGTTTACACTGCTAGGGCTAGCTTTGATGATGTTTTATTTAATACAGCCGATTAAGCGACAATTAAAGGATATCGCCAATATCGCCCAAGAGATAGGCCAAGGGCGCTTTAACAATAGAGCCAATGAATCTGCCCCAGCGCCTATTAACCAACTCGCTAGCTCCATCAATAAAATGTCAGATCAATTACAAAAATTGCTCGAAGACAAAAAAGTGATGATGGGTGCCGCTGCACATGAACTTCGAACACCGCTTGCGCGTCTGCGTTTTGCTCTTGATATTGCCCGCTCTGATACAGAGCCAACAAACACCATCAAGCAGCTTGAAGCCATGGACCCGGATCTAGATCAACTTGAGAGTCTAATCGATGAAATTTTGTTGTTTTCAAAACTAAGCTTTGAAACCTCAAAACCCGACTGTAAAAAAATTAATATTCGCCCAGAACTTGAGCGACTTATCGAAGAAAGAGCCGTGTTTTATCCCAAGCTTAATATCGATTTAAACGTGCCAGTGAACACATTCGTATATGCAGATAGAAGTTTATTTTTACGCGCATTCAGCAATATTCTTAACAACGCGCTTCATTACAGCAAACAACAATTAAGCATCACATGCCTAGAGTCTACCGAACATATAAATATATACGTTGAAGATGACGGACCTGGCCTAGCTACTCACTTATATAAACAAGTATTGCGCCCTTTCTTTCGAGCAGACCAAAGCCGCAATGCCAATCACGGTAACAGCGGCTTAGGCCTTGCCATAGTTAATAATATTATGGACCTTCACAGCGGAACGATAAGCTTAGAAAAGTCGGAGCTAGGTGGCCTCAAGATTAGCTTACAATGGCCACTGACCGACACTGACAATAAGCCAACAACGCAAGAACAGAAATAG
- a CDS encoding efflux RND transporter permease subunit — protein MNKLMSWFIRNPVAANFLMAAIMLIGLLNLNEIRIEGFPKLPADTIEINVVDYGASAAEIEQSINRDLEQAFEGLAGVDFITSIAIDGQAILQLKKQDSYPVEKLLEGARLRIDSLSNLPSSAEKPQLQLLEFNYPALIVQIYGDVNQQALQKAAQKLKQRLYSLDQVSQINQWGQKDYEVSIDVSPAKLQSLGLSFNDVALAISQGSQRYRSGEIKTQHSRIQLRADKQAKYKLDFAKIPVQIPASGRIIRLEDIAEINDGFNDQDVRVLFQGKSTVGFEIAISQKGNIIDLNEDVQNLIRSSQDILSEDIQAEVWANQSTFVTERLNMLSSNAWQGLILVFIILSLFLQSRLAFWVALGIPISVLGVFSMIGSPLMDYSLNDVTTLGLIIVLGIIVDDAVVVGESVHEARQQIEDPIAAAEHGVHQVATATIFGVLTSIAAFFPLTQLDSALGKVLGSFSIVVILALTFSLIESKFILPSHLAHSNGKNNNENILSRYLGQVRKYLNDKLNYFTNHYYEPSLRWCLNNRIKTLSLFFCSFILVIAMLDKGHIRSVFFPSIPGNIISIKMSSDSQSPFSMNLSNADKITHAAKELNQKLILEHALDQAPINKVMVASVGNETELYAQLSSEAKKIGSLAIMHAWQKNLAPLEGVYKLSFSASEETAGGFQLEVYSENINDLNAAAEAVQHILKQLPEVSSVSSDLQALKPELKLRLNERGEALNLRLEDIARHIGDGYGGLELQRYSRGHERVKTYLRFDQQHRDNIHDLEKINIALSNGKFVPLRSVVEFEANYVPQYFWRKNLRYGAQVQAQIDKDKTNAKQVYQNIIDSSLWQELKRQDPSLELIGAGELAKEDEISNGLKHALLIALLLIYGLLAIPLKSYLQPFIIMSVIPFGFVGALLGHYVMDLPLSVLSFFGMLALSGIVVNDSLVLVNRCNQLREQGNKDALVQACKSRVRAIFLTTVTTVAGLLPILSEQSEQAQYLIPAATSLAFGEIFATLITLILIPLLLSFRTWPPQKNEETRL, from the coding sequence ATGAATAAACTCATGTCATGGTTTATTCGCAATCCAGTTGCAGCAAATTTCTTAATGGCTGCAATCATGTTGATAGGCTTATTAAATCTCAACGAAATCAGAATTGAAGGCTTCCCGAAACTACCTGCCGATACGATAGAAATTAACGTCGTTGATTACGGAGCAAGTGCCGCTGAGATTGAGCAAAGTATCAATCGCGATTTGGAACAAGCATTTGAAGGCTTGGCCGGGGTGGACTTTATCACCAGCATTGCCATAGACGGGCAGGCGATTCTGCAACTTAAAAAACAAGACTCCTATCCCGTCGAAAAGCTTCTCGAAGGCGCTCGTTTACGGATAGATAGCTTAAGTAACCTGCCAAGCAGCGCCGAGAAACCCCAGCTTCAATTACTTGAATTTAATTATCCCGCTTTAATCGTACAAATATATGGTGATGTTAATCAGCAAGCCTTACAAAAAGCCGCACAGAAACTCAAACAGCGATTATATTCTCTAGATCAAGTCAGCCAAATAAACCAATGGGGACAAAAAGACTACGAAGTATCCATAGACGTATCACCCGCAAAGCTACAAAGCTTAGGGCTTAGCTTTAACGATGTTGCCCTTGCTATTTCCCAAGGAAGCCAGCGTTACCGAAGTGGCGAAATAAAAACACAGCATTCACGCATACAACTTCGTGCAGATAAGCAAGCCAAATACAAACTAGACTTTGCCAAGATCCCCGTGCAAATACCCGCAAGCGGCCGAATAATTCGCCTAGAAGACATTGCGGAGATTAACGATGGCTTTAATGATCAGGATGTCCGAGTTCTATTCCAAGGAAAAAGCACCGTTGGTTTTGAAATAGCGATTTCACAGAAAGGCAACATCATCGATCTAAACGAAGATGTTCAAAACCTCATCCGCAGCAGCCAAGACATTCTCTCCGAAGATATTCAAGCTGAAGTCTGGGCCAACCAAAGCACCTTTGTTACAGAAAGGTTAAACATGTTAAGCAGTAACGCCTGGCAAGGTTTGATCTTGGTTTTTATCATACTCAGCTTGTTTTTACAGAGTCGTTTAGCGTTTTGGGTTGCACTTGGCATTCCTATCAGTGTGCTCGGTGTTTTTTCCATGATCGGATCACCGCTTATGGATTATTCGCTTAATGATGTCACAACGCTTGGTTTAATAATTGTACTGGGCATTATCGTTGATGACGCCGTCGTAGTTGGAGAAAGCGTACACGAAGCGAGGCAACAAATAGAAGACCCCATTGCCGCAGCCGAACACGGTGTACACCAAGTTGCAACGGCAACCATATTTGGCGTATTGACTTCCATTGCTGCTTTTTTCCCATTAACCCAGCTAGACAGTGCACTTGGAAAAGTTCTCGGTAGTTTTTCTATTGTAGTCATACTTGCTTTGACGTTTTCATTAATTGAAAGCAAATTCATACTACCATCACACTTAGCTCACAGTAACGGCAAAAATAACAATGAAAATATATTAAGTCGATACTTAGGCCAAGTAAGAAAATATTTAAACGACAAACTAAATTATTTCACTAACCATTATTATGAACCTTCCCTGCGCTGGTGCCTCAACAATCGCATAAAGACTTTAAGTCTATTTTTTTGTAGCTTCATATTAGTGATCGCCATGTTAGACAAGGGACATATCCGCAGTGTGTTTTTCCCTTCCATACCGGGCAATATTATTTCAATCAAAATGAGTTCAGACAGTCAAAGTCCTTTTTCTATGAACTTGAGCAATGCAGATAAAATCACCCATGCAGCCAAGGAACTCAACCAGAAACTTATACTTGAACATGCACTTGATCAGGCACCCATTAATAAAGTAATGGTTGCATCGGTGGGTAATGAAACTGAACTATATGCTCAACTGAGCTCAGAGGCTAAAAAAATTGGCAGCTTGGCCATTATGCATGCATGGCAAAAAAATCTAGCGCCACTCGAAGGCGTCTACAAACTCAGCTTTAGCGCAAGCGAAGAGACTGCCGGAGGTTTTCAACTTGAAGTGTATAGTGAAAACATTAACGACTTAAATGCTGCCGCTGAGGCCGTACAACATATTCTAAAGCAACTACCCGAAGTCAGCAGTGTTAGCAGTGACCTACAGGCGTTAAAACCTGAATTAAAGCTGCGTCTAAATGAACGAGGTGAAGCTCTGAATTTGCGCCTTGAAGATATTGCCCGCCACATTGGCGATGGCTATGGAGGCCTTGAATTACAGCGCTATAGCAGGGGGCATGAGCGTGTTAAGACCTATCTAAGATTTGACCAACAGCACAGGGACAATATTCACGATTTAGAAAAAATCAATATTGCATTAAGCAATGGCAAGTTTGTGCCCCTTCGCTCAGTGGTCGAATTTGAAGCCAATTATGTGCCTCAGTACTTCTGGCGAAAGAACTTGCGTTACGGCGCTCAAGTTCAAGCTCAAATAGATAAGGACAAAACCAATGCCAAACAGGTTTATCAAAACATCATCGACAGTTCGCTATGGCAGGAATTAAAACGCCAAGACCCAAGCTTAGAGCTTATTGGTGCCGGAGAGCTCGCTAAAGAAGATGAGATATCCAATGGTTTAAAACACGCACTGCTCATTGCACTACTGCTCATCTACGGTTTATTGGCTATTCCTCTAAAGTCGTATTTACAACCTTTTATTATCATGTCCGTCATTCCCTTTGGTTTTGTTGGCGCCCTGCTTGGCCACTACGTTATGGACTTACCACTGTCAGTATTATCTTTCTTCGGCATGCTTGCGCTATCTGGCATTGTCGTTAATGACAGCTTAGTATTAGTCAATCGCTGCAACCAACTACGCGAACAAGGCAACAAAGACGCCCTAGTTCAGGCTTGCAAAAGTAGGGTGAGGGCTATCTTTCTTACCACAGTCACCACGGTCGCCGGTTTACTCCCCATCCTCAGTGAACAAAGTGAGCAAGCCCAGTATTTAATCCCTGCAGCGACCTCTCTCGCTTTTGGGGAAATTTTTGCTACACTGATCACCTTAATCTTGATCCCTTTATTACTTAGCTTCCGCACTTGGCCACCTCAAAAAAATGAGGAAACAAGATTATGA
- a CDS encoding zinc-binding dehydrogenase — MSADLPSAARVAVLTELRKFELQEFSLPEISDDEILVKVEGCGVCGTDVHEYKNDPFKMIPVVLGHEGTGVIVKLGKNVKTDTVGNKVELGSKLITSIIPCGECEPCVSMPGRTNMCENMGCYGLMGEQEDNKFNGWFGDYLVLKNGSTFFNVSEFSLEERILIEPVAVAVHAVERAKTTNLLNWASPVLIQGCGPIGLSIIAVLKSMGIQTIIAVDGQDDRLTIAQDLGANHVLNFSKYESPEKLAEAVKDLTNGRGAKFAFQCTGVPAAATSVWKLIARGGGLCELGFFVDNGEAAVNPHVDICNKEITLVGSWAYSPEDYPNAIACMKTIKDMGLPIARLVTHSFPLEEITEAVETNIRMEGIKVITVNS; from the coding sequence ATGAGCGCCGATTTACCTTCAGCAGCCCGCGTTGCCGTACTTACCGAACTGAGAAAGTTTGAACTCCAAGAGTTCTCGTTGCCAGAGATTTCCGATGATGAAATATTGGTGAAAGTAGAGGGCTGTGGTGTTTGTGGTACGGATGTCCATGAATATAAAAATGACCCCTTTAAGATGATTCCCGTCGTGCTTGGCCATGAGGGTACGGGGGTAATTGTTAAGCTCGGTAAAAATGTAAAAACCGATACTGTTGGCAATAAAGTTGAGCTCGGCTCTAAGCTTATTACCAGTATTATTCCCTGTGGCGAATGTGAGCCCTGTGTGTCTATGCCTGGGCGTACTAATATGTGTGAAAACATGGGTTGTTACGGTCTGATGGGGGAGCAGGAGGATAATAAATTTAATGGCTGGTTTGGCGATTACCTTGTTCTTAAAAATGGCTCGACCTTTTTTAATGTCAGTGAATTTAGCCTTGAAGAACGCATCCTTATTGAACCCGTAGCGGTGGCTGTGCATGCTGTCGAGCGTGCAAAAACCACTAACCTATTGAACTGGGCTTCTCCGGTATTGATTCAAGGCTGTGGCCCTATTGGTTTGTCGATTATTGCGGTGCTCAAATCTATGGGTATACAAACCATCATCGCTGTGGATGGTCAAGATGATAGGTTGACTATTGCTCAAGACTTGGGAGCGAACCATGTTTTGAATTTCTCCAAATACGAATCTCCAGAAAAACTTGCCGAGGCCGTTAAAGACTTAACAAATGGTCGTGGAGCTAAGTTTGCGTTCCAGTGTACGGGAGTGCCTGCTGCGGCGACCAGTGTTTGGAAGTTGATTGCTCGTGGTGGTGGTTTGTGTGAGCTGGGTTTCTTTGTTGATAATGGTGAGGCGGCTGTTAACCCTCATGTTGATATCTGTAACAAAGAGATTACTTTGGTTGGCTCTTGGGCGTACTCGCCTGAAGATTATCCAAATGCGATTGCCTGTATGAAAACAATCAAAGACATGGGCTTGCCGATTGCCCGACTGGTGACTCATTCCTTCCCGCTTGAAGAAATAACCGAGGCGGTAGAAACCAATATCCGCATGGAGGGAATTAAAGTTATCACAGTGAACAGCTAG